From a single Herbiconiux sp. SALV-R1 genomic region:
- a CDS encoding PrsW family intramembrane metalloprotease, with product MSATPATPATPAGPATPVIVDRAPWWSPVWRLAQPMSWLLVPLTVAGVIALLWYRMPTFAADPVVAIAAALAQVVLGGLLFLLLRAVDPLRSLGRPRILLVTAVAWGGGLCVFLSGFLNEQIDAVGAKLGLSSGLILSAPLVEEGVKLLGVLALIGVGRRWLRDPIDGLVLGVAVGIGFLTVENVTYALNASISAVAAEVPVWEAVTESLVVRGALGVGSHSLYAGIAGFGLAALVIAHERGRTGRGVLVFLASLVTVLAAHLLWDAEWGLASPANVIPPAIIAAGLVVIAAVLLARARHRVREQGLVPEKPRARARAGASVSE from the coding sequence ATGAGCGCGACCCCCGCGACCCCCGCGACCCCCGCGGGCCCCGCCACCCCCGTCATCGTCGACCGCGCCCCCTGGTGGAGCCCGGTCTGGCGCCTCGCCCAGCCGATGAGCTGGCTCCTCGTGCCCCTCACCGTGGCGGGTGTGATCGCCCTGCTCTGGTACCGCATGCCGACCTTCGCCGCCGACCCGGTGGTCGCGATCGCCGCGGCGCTGGCCCAGGTGGTGCTCGGCGGGCTGCTGTTCCTGCTGCTGCGCGCCGTCGATCCGCTGCGCTCGCTCGGTCGGCCGCGCATCCTGCTGGTGACGGCGGTCGCCTGGGGTGGTGGGTTGTGCGTCTTCCTCTCGGGCTTCCTGAACGAGCAGATCGACGCGGTCGGGGCGAAGCTCGGTCTGTCGAGCGGCCTCATCCTCTCGGCGCCCCTCGTCGAGGAGGGCGTGAAGCTGCTCGGCGTGCTCGCTCTCATCGGCGTGGGGCGGCGCTGGCTGCGCGACCCGATCGACGGGCTGGTGCTCGGGGTCGCGGTGGGCATCGGCTTCCTCACCGTCGAGAACGTCACCTACGCCCTGAACGCGTCGATCTCCGCCGTCGCTGCAGAGGTGCCGGTGTGGGAGGCCGTGACGGAGAGCCTGGTGGTGCGCGGCGCCCTGGGCGTCGGGTCGCACTCGCTCTACGCGGGCATCGCCGGGTTCGGGCTCGCCGCCCTCGTCATCGCGCACGAGCGGGGGCGCACCGGCCGCGGGGTGCTGGTGTTCCTGGCCTCCCTCGTGACGGTGCTCGCCGCCCACCTGCTCTGGGACGCGGAGTGGGGACTCGCCTCGCCCGCCAACGTCATCCCCCCGGCCATCATCGCCGCCGGGCTCGTGGTGATCGCCGCGGTGTTGCTCGCGCGGGCGCGCCACCGCGTGCGGGAGCAGGGCCTCGTGCCCGAGAAGCCCCGAGCCCGAGCCCGAGCGGGAGCGTCGGTCTCGGAGTAG
- a CDS encoding biopolymer transporter Tol encodes MDESTDAKTTNTPDARADTAEAAEVPLGETDAERWLVIDGRRWRRTDPELPAELIEALKSELGRGRAGVRAARRADDDTRLSAARRRVDLAKRGLGERGPAWWDLSPIDRLSRAEAALAQLRASSGGGSGGSDTTRGHGTRGGH; translated from the coding sequence GTGGACGAGTCGACGGATGCGAAGACGACGAACACCCCGGATGCGCGTGCCGACACCGCGGAAGCAGCCGAGGTGCCCCTCGGCGAGACGGATGCGGAGCGCTGGCTGGTCATCGACGGCCGGCGGTGGCGGCGCACCGACCCCGAACTCCCGGCAGAACTCATCGAGGCCCTTAAGTCGGAGCTCGGCCGGGGGCGAGCCGGGGTGCGTGCGGCCCGCCGCGCCGACGACGACACCCGGCTGAGCGCGGCGCGCCGTCGGGTCGACCTCGCGAAGCGGGGGCTCGGCGAGCGCGGACCCGCCTGGTGGGACCTCTCCCCCATCGACCGCCTCAGCCGCGCCGAGGCCGCTCTCGCCCAGCTCCGTGCGAGCAGTGGCGGCGGCTCCGGCGGCTCCGACACCACCCGCGGCCACGGCACCCGCGGCGGCCACTGA
- a CDS encoding DUF3253 domain-containing protein — protein MCSAGDDLDTRLETTILDLLARRAPSTICPSDAARAAVDGTDEAWRPLMEPVRDAARRLVARGEVEITQHGEVIDPTSPHGPIRIRLTVR, from the coding sequence ATGTGCTCCGCGGGCGATGACCTCGACACCCGCCTCGAGACCACCATCCTCGACCTGCTCGCCCGGCGGGCCCCCTCGACCATCTGCCCCTCCGACGCCGCCCGCGCGGCGGTCGACGGCACCGACGAGGCCTGGCGCCCCCTCATGGAACCCGTCCGCGACGCCGCCCGCCGCCTCGTCGCCCGCGGCGAGGTCGAGATCACCCAGCACGGCGAGGTCATCGACCCCACCTCCCCCCACGGCCCCATCCGCATCCGCCTCACGGTGCGCTGA
- a CDS encoding uracil-DNA glycosylase family protein — protein MTAFDRFRDEVAAHPSNDWARELGYRPLVVGSERSRVLIVSQAPGRRAQASGIPFDDPSGERLRRWLGVTDEEFYDADRLAIVPMDFYYPGKAASGDAPPRAGFAAQWHPRAFELLPAVRLTVLVGAYAQRRYLPSRPALTLTETVRAAGTRLPYFPIVHPSPLTQGWRLRNPWFETDTVPLLNRLVREALSAP, from the coding sequence GTGACTGCTTTCGATCGGTTCCGTGACGAGGTGGCCGCGCATCCGTCGAACGACTGGGCGCGCGAGCTGGGGTATCGGCCGCTCGTGGTGGGATCGGAGCGCTCGCGCGTGCTCATCGTGAGCCAGGCGCCCGGCCGGCGGGCCCAGGCGAGCGGCATCCCGTTCGACGACCCGAGCGGCGAGCGGCTGAGGCGCTGGCTCGGCGTCACCGACGAGGAGTTCTACGACGCCGACCGGCTCGCCATCGTGCCGATGGACTTCTACTACCCGGGCAAGGCGGCGAGCGGCGACGCGCCCCCGCGGGCCGGCTTCGCCGCCCAGTGGCATCCGCGTGCCTTCGAGCTGCTGCCGGCGGTGCGGCTCACGGTGCTGGTCGGCGCCTACGCCCAGCGCCGCTACCTCCCGTCGCGACCCGCCCTCACCCTCACCGAGACCGTGCGCGCCGCCGGCACCCGCCTGCCGTACTTCCCGATCGTGCACCCCTCGCCGCTCACCCAGGGCTGGCGCCTCCGCAACCCCTGGTTCGAGACCGACACCGTCCCCCTCCTCAACCGCCTGGTGCGCGAGGCCCTCAGCGCACCGTGA
- a CDS encoding Pr6Pr family membrane protein has translation MPEQTSTARVMAARLWFGAIAVIVFAALVVQIVLVFTGGQDVNSTQPQGNQSLGEKFVNLFSYFTIQSNLFVLGTSTALALNIHRDGRLWRVLRMDAMLGIIITGIVYDFVLAALVHPTGWALAATIGFHYISPWATVIGWLIFGPRPRMGWKTMALAFIWPIAWLLYTFIRGALTGWYPYPFLDVDLIGFADSVRNSAVILLVAIGIAAVLVVLDKRMPALVREPAVREPRAR, from the coding sequence ATGCCGGAGCAGACTTCGACGGCACGGGTGATGGCGGCGCGCCTCTGGTTCGGCGCCATCGCGGTGATCGTGTTCGCCGCCCTCGTGGTGCAGATCGTGCTCGTGTTCACGGGCGGGCAAGACGTCAACTCCACCCAGCCGCAGGGCAACCAGAGCCTGGGCGAGAAGTTCGTGAACCTGTTCAGCTACTTCACCATCCAGAGCAACCTGTTCGTGCTCGGCACCTCGACGGCGCTGGCGCTGAACATCCACCGCGACGGCCGGCTCTGGCGGGTCCTCCGCATGGACGCGATGCTCGGAATCATCATCACCGGCATCGTCTACGACTTCGTGCTCGCCGCCCTCGTGCATCCCACCGGCTGGGCGCTGGCGGCCACCATCGGCTTCCACTACATCTCGCCGTGGGCGACGGTCATCGGCTGGCTGATCTTCGGCCCCCGCCCCCGCATGGGCTGGAAGACCATGGCGCTGGCCTTCATCTGGCCGATCGCGTGGCTCCTCTACACCTTCATCCGCGGCGCGTTGACGGGCTGGTACCCCTACCCGTTCCTCGACGTCGACCTCATCGGCTTCGCCGACTCGGTGCGCAACTCCGCCGTCATCCTGCTGGTCGCGATCGGCATCGCCGCCGTGCTCGTCGTGCTCGACAAGCGGATGCCCGCCCTCGTGCGCGAACCCGCGGTGCGCGAGCCGAGAGCACGCTAG
- a CDS encoding ROK family transcriptional regulator, protein MRTHVGEVLALFREHGELSRTEVIDLSGLSRSTVNQRLGALHDVGLIAEIGGGESTGGRPSSRFALNRSRAVILTADIGATGFVAAVCDLAGSPLRHTSRSVNVWEGPHPVLSAVDEAFDELLDGEEVWGIGVGVPGPVEFAAGRVVNPPIMTGWDRFDIAGWFAPREAPVVVENDANSRAVAEARVRRHDNLISLKVGTGIGSGLVFNNSIIRGGEGAAGDIGHTRAAIADSADGLPCRCGNTGCVEAYASGWALIRDLELDGREVVDVAGVVALVRQADLGAVRLVRQAGRILGDAVADLVSILNPETIVISGQLAECGEVLLSGVRERVYQRSQPLATRNLVIGVSELGEVAGVTGLALITVDRILGTAAIDDLLERIDDGAAEAGLSRA, encoded by the coding sequence GTGCGAACCCACGTCGGTGAAGTCCTCGCGCTGTTCCGCGAGCACGGCGAGCTGTCGCGCACCGAGGTCATCGACCTCTCCGGGCTCTCCCGTTCGACGGTGAACCAGCGCCTCGGCGCCCTTCACGACGTCGGCCTCATCGCCGAGATCGGCGGCGGGGAATCGACCGGGGGCCGCCCCTCGAGCCGCTTCGCCCTCAATCGCTCGCGGGCCGTCATCCTCACCGCCGATATCGGCGCCACGGGTTTCGTGGCCGCCGTCTGCGACCTCGCGGGCTCCCCGCTCAGGCACACCTCCCGGTCGGTGAACGTCTGGGAGGGCCCGCATCCGGTGCTCTCCGCCGTCGACGAGGCGTTCGACGAGCTGCTCGACGGCGAAGAGGTGTGGGGCATCGGCGTGGGCGTACCCGGGCCGGTGGAGTTCGCCGCGGGCCGCGTGGTGAACCCGCCCATCATGACCGGGTGGGACCGCTTCGACATCGCCGGCTGGTTCGCCCCCCGCGAGGCCCCCGTCGTGGTGGAGAACGACGCGAACTCCCGGGCGGTGGCCGAGGCGCGGGTGCGCCGTCACGACAACCTCATCAGTCTCAAGGTGGGCACGGGCATCGGCTCGGGGCTGGTGTTCAACAACTCCATCATCCGCGGCGGGGAGGGGGCTGCCGGCGACATCGGCCACACCAGGGCGGCCATCGCCGACTCCGCCGACGGGCTGCCCTGCCGCTGCGGCAACACCGGATGCGTGGAGGCCTACGCCAGTGGGTGGGCACTCATCCGCGACCTCGAACTCGACGGGCGGGAGGTCGTCGACGTGGCGGGGGTGGTGGCCCTCGTGCGTCAGGCCGACCTCGGGGCCGTGCGACTCGTGCGGCAGGCGGGGCGCATCCTGGGCGACGCCGTCGCCGACCTGGTGAGCATCCTCAACCCCGAGACCATCGTCATCTCGGGCCAGCTCGCCGAGTGCGGCGAAGTGCTGCTGAGCGGGGTGCGCGAGCGCGTGTACCAGCGCTCGCAGCCGCTGGCCACCCGCAACCTCGTCATCGGCGTTTCCGAGCTCGGCGAAGTGGCGGGGGTGACCGGGCTGGCGCTCATCACCGTCGACCGCATCCTGGGCACGGCGGCGATCGACGACCTGCTTGAGCGCATCGACGACGGGGCGGCGGAGGCCGGGCTCAGTCGCGCGTGA
- a CDS encoding substrate-binding domain-containing protein yields MFSKDATWMRTARIALPLGLAALALAGCAGGSGDGADGSSSSKVAAVIKGLDNPFFQAMESGIQETADTDGVDVTIQAAADIGDTTGQADKLTTLAGQDFGCFIVNPISGTNLVQALATVGSSGKPIVNIDNPIDADAAKTANLDVATYIGTDNEAAGGKAGDYVKEQVAAGSEVAIIGGVAGDVTSAARVDGFKAAIGSDLDVIQESAADWKREVALTTATDIIAANPNVKAFFAANDDMGLGIVKAVENAGLTGQIVVVSVDGNKDALESVKDGGLSATVAQYPYAIGTLGLQACEVATSGGELPKTVESPTALVTSTEAEEAISAFPQPFAPFENPLESLLPSK; encoded by the coding sequence ATGTTCAGCAAAGACGCAACGTGGATGCGCACCGCGCGCATCGCCCTTCCCCTCGGACTCGCCGCGCTCGCCCTCGCCGGTTGCGCAGGCGGCTCGGGCGACGGCGCCGACGGCTCCTCGTCGAGCAAGGTCGCCGCGGTCATCAAGGGTCTCGACAACCCCTTCTTCCAGGCCATGGAGTCGGGCATCCAGGAGACTGCCGACACCGACGGCGTCGACGTCACCATCCAGGCCGCAGCCGACATCGGCGACACCACGGGCCAGGCCGACAAGCTCACCACCCTCGCCGGGCAGGACTTCGGCTGCTTCATCGTCAACCCGATCTCGGGCACCAACCTCGTGCAGGCGCTCGCCACCGTGGGCTCGTCGGGCAAGCCCATCGTCAACATCGACAACCCCATCGACGCGGATGCTGCCAAGACCGCGAACCTCGACGTCGCCACCTACATCGGCACCGACAACGAGGCGGCGGGCGGCAAGGCCGGCGACTACGTCAAGGAGCAGGTGGCCGCGGGCTCCGAGGTGGCCATCATCGGCGGTGTCGCCGGCGACGTCACCAGCGCCGCCCGCGTCGACGGCTTCAAGGCCGCCATCGGCAGCGACCTCGACGTCATCCAGGAATCCGCTGCCGACTGGAAGCGCGAGGTCGCCCTCACCACCGCGACCGACATCATCGCCGCCAACCCGAACGTGAAGGCCTTCTTCGCCGCCAACGACGACATGGGTCTCGGCATCGTCAAGGCCGTCGAGAACGCCGGTCTCACCGGTCAGATCGTCGTCGTGAGCGTCGACGGCAACAAGGATGCGCTGGAGTCGGTGAAAGACGGCGGGCTCTCCGCCACCGTGGCGCAGTACCCCTACGCGATCGGCACCCTGGGCCTCCAGGCCTGCGAGGTCGCGACCTCGGGTGGCGAGCTGCCGAAGACCGTCGAGTCGCCGACCGCTCTCGTCACCTCCACCGAGGCCGAGGAGGCCATCTCGGCCTTCCCGCAGCCCTTCGCCCCCTTCGAGAACCCCCTCGAGTCCCTCCTCCCCTCCAAGTAA
- a CDS encoding ABC transporter permease — translation MTSTATTGPTRLQAIGQNVRQISFWAENAAPIGLVALVIVFASLSPTFLTLGNIKAMLVAAAILVILAIGQSFVITTGGIDLSISATMTFGAIGFGLAFQAGAGFWLSALVAIVAGLAIGLINGLLIAKGKVTDFIATLGTLSVATGLALIVSNGKPITVTSPELLTLTSGSLGIFGYPIILAAIVAVLASFFMFRTRFGLHVQAVGGNEESAVANGISATRIRMAVYLISGGLAGLAALLLVARVGAAEPAINTQFLLNSIAAVVLGGVSLTGGKAKIVGPVIGALLLTALTNGLTLLGVSQFYQPLAVGLVVVLAALLTRFQKK, via the coding sequence ATGACCAGTACCGCCACCACCGGCCCCACCCGGCTGCAGGCGATCGGCCAGAACGTGCGCCAGATCTCGTTCTGGGCCGAGAACGCGGCCCCCATCGGCCTCGTCGCCCTGGTGATCGTCTTCGCCAGCCTCAGCCCGACCTTCCTCACCCTCGGCAACATCAAGGCGATGCTGGTCGCCGCCGCCATCCTCGTCATCCTGGCCATCGGCCAGTCGTTCGTCATCACCACCGGCGGCATCGACCTGTCGATCTCGGCGACCATGACCTTCGGGGCCATCGGCTTCGGCCTCGCCTTCCAGGCGGGCGCCGGCTTCTGGCTCTCCGCGCTCGTGGCCATCGTGGCGGGCCTCGCGATCGGCCTCATCAACGGGCTGCTCATCGCGAAGGGCAAGGTCACCGACTTCATCGCGACCCTCGGTACCCTCTCGGTGGCCACCGGCCTCGCGCTCATCGTCTCGAACGGCAAGCCGATCACGGTCACCAGCCCCGAGTTGCTCACCCTCACCTCGGGCTCGCTCGGCATCTTCGGCTACCCCATCATCCTGGCGGCGATCGTCGCGGTGCTCGCCTCGTTCTTCATGTTCCGCACCCGCTTCGGCCTGCACGTGCAGGCGGTGGGCGGCAACGAGGAGAGCGCGGTGGCGAACGGCATCAGCGCCACGCGCATCCGGATGGCCGTCTACCTCATCTCGGGCGGTCTCGCCGGTCTCGCAGCGCTCCTCCTGGTTGCCAGGGTCGGCGCGGCCGAGCCCGCGATCAACACCCAGTTCCTGCTCAACTCGATCGCCGCGGTCGTGCTGGGCGGCGTGAGCCTCACGGGCGGCAAGGCGAAGATCGTCGGCCCCGTCATCGGCGCGCTCCTGCTCACCGCCCTCACGAACGGCCTCACCCTGCTCGGTGTCTCGCAGTTCTATCAGCCGCTCGCCGTCGGACTCGTCGTGGTCCTGGCCGCCCTACTCACGAGGTTCCAGAAGAAATGA
- a CDS encoding ATP-binding cassette domain-containing protein gives MTDQYNGRPEGSPHTGTTQARDFILKATDIKKSFGGVHALKGASMTMRRGEITALIGDNGAGKSTMVRCLSGIHRPDSGSIVLDGEDVTFETPNAARERGIETVHQTLALVEDLTVWQNFFLGREKTHGLGPFRTLDRKLMKSTAGDLLKNLAVNVPPVTSKVRRLSGGQRQAVAIARAAGWGSKIVIMDEPTAALGVQETARVEGVINTLRDSGVAVLLISHNFDQVMRLSDHVWVMRAGMAVAERRTEETDGDELVALITGAKAA, from the coding sequence ATGACCGATCAGTACAACGGCCGCCCCGAGGGTTCGCCCCACACCGGCACCACGCAGGCGCGCGACTTCATCCTCAAGGCCACCGACATCAAGAAGTCGTTCGGCGGCGTGCACGCCCTGAAGGGCGCGTCGATGACCATGCGCCGCGGCGAGATCACCGCGCTCATCGGCGACAACGGCGCCGGCAAGTCGACGATGGTGCGCTGCCTCTCCGGCATCCACCGCCCCGACTCGGGCAGCATCGTGCTCGACGGCGAAGACGTCACGTTCGAGACGCCGAACGCGGCCCGCGAGCGCGGTATCGAGACCGTGCACCAGACCCTGGCGCTCGTCGAAGACCTCACGGTGTGGCAGAACTTCTTTCTCGGCCGGGAGAAGACGCACGGCCTCGGCCCCTTCCGCACCCTCGACCGCAAGCTCATGAAGTCGACGGCGGGCGATCTGCTGAAGAACCTCGCCGTGAACGTGCCCCCGGTGACGAGCAAGGTGCGCCGCCTCTCCGGCGGTCAGCGCCAGGCCGTCGCCATCGCCCGTGCCGCGGGCTGGGGCTCGAAGATCGTCATCATGGACGAGCCGACCGCCGCGCTCGGCGTGCAGGAGACGGCCCGTGTGGAGGGCGTCATCAACACCCTCCGCGACTCGGGTGTCGCCGTGCTGCTCATCAGCCACAACTTCGACCAGGTGATGCGCCTCTCTGACCACGTCTGGGTGATGCGCGCCGGCATGGCCGTGGCCGAGCGCCGCACCGAGGAGACCGACGGCGACGAGCTGGTCGCCCTCATCACCGGCGCCAAGGCGGCCTGA
- a CDS encoding sugar phosphate isomerase/epimerase — MVVDSRIPFRRAAALSPVPLGVHAGVWVKDWSPASARFALEGSAAAGFDLVEIPAPAQEGSLSPAGTVTLLDDTGLDAVVSLALDPASDINTTDAATSARGERRLLDAVEFAHAIGAGYVGGVTYSAMTKYDRPATAATRANALAVLERVATVARDADVRLGLEYVNRYESNLLNTAAQTAEFIGELQARGVDNALLHIDTYHANTEELSLADAVHDAGDLLAYLHLSESHRGALGTGSLDWAGLFRALADTGFRGPLTVESFSPAVISAATRDEIGAWRTLWSDPVDLTRSAAAFVREQLTASALLTPID, encoded by the coding sequence GTGGTCGTCGACAGCCGCATCCCGTTCCGGCGGGCCGCGGCGCTCTCCCCCGTGCCGCTCGGCGTGCACGCGGGGGTGTGGGTGAAGGACTGGTCGCCCGCCTCGGCGAGGTTCGCCCTCGAGGGCAGCGCGGCGGCGGGCTTCGACCTGGTCGAGATCCCGGCACCGGCGCAGGAGGGTTCGCTCTCCCCGGCCGGCACGGTCACCCTCCTCGACGACACCGGCCTCGACGCCGTGGTGTCGCTCGCGCTTGACCCGGCCTCCGACATCAACACGACGGATGCTGCAACCTCGGCCCGCGGCGAGCGCCGCCTGCTCGACGCCGTCGAGTTCGCCCACGCGATCGGGGCGGGCTACGTGGGCGGGGTCACCTACTCGGCCATGACCAAGTACGACCGGCCCGCCACCGCCGCCACCCGGGCGAACGCGCTCGCCGTGTTGGAGCGGGTGGCCACCGTGGCCCGCGACGCCGACGTGCGCCTGGGCCTCGAGTACGTGAACCGCTACGAGAGCAACCTGCTCAACACCGCCGCGCAGACGGCGGAGTTCATCGGCGAGCTGCAGGCCCGGGGCGTCGACAACGCGCTGCTGCACATCGACACCTACCACGCCAACACCGAGGAGCTCTCGCTCGCCGACGCCGTGCACGACGCGGGTGACCTCCTGGCCTACCTCCACCTCTCCGAGAGCCACCGCGGGGCGCTCGGCACCGGGTCGCTCGACTGGGCGGGCCTGTTCCGTGCGCTCGCCGACACCGGCTTCCGCGGCCCCCTCACCGTGGAGTCGTTCTCCCCCGCCGTCATCTCGGCGGCGACCCGCGACGAGATCGGCGCCTGGCGCACGCTCTGGAGCGACCCGGTCGACCTCACCCGCTCGGCTGCCGCGTTCGTGCGCGAGCAGCTCACCGCATCCGCTCTTCTCACCCCCATCGACTGA
- a CDS encoding sugar phosphate isomerase/epimerase, translated as MTSNTLGVHALVFSGGTTPDEVEYIIGQTKAAGFDLLELSLHDAANLDVPAARAALDAAGLGIVTSRGLAFEADVSSDDPEVVARGAKLLHDSLQITHGLGGTHFTGALYSALGKYGHALSAAGRANVVATLKDLAVEAQGLGMTLGLEICNRYETNVINTAADALRLADDIGHDNVLIHLDTYHMNIEEDDLVRPVHLVGDRLGYVHIGENHRGYLGSGHLDFGAFFHALADISYDGPITFESFSSAVVSPTLSNDLAIWRNLWNDGPALAAHSHRYLTNIIEGTRAAL; from the coding sequence ATGACCAGCAACACGCTCGGCGTCCACGCTCTCGTCTTCTCGGGCGGCACCACCCCCGACGAGGTGGAGTACATCATCGGCCAGACCAAGGCCGCCGGGTTCGACCTGCTCGAGCTCTCGCTGCACGACGCCGCGAACCTCGACGTGCCCGCCGCCCGCGCGGCCCTCGACGCGGCGGGCCTCGGCATCGTCACCTCGCGCGGCCTCGCCTTCGAGGCCGACGTGTCGAGCGACGACCCCGAGGTGGTGGCGCGCGGCGCGAAGCTGCTGCACGACTCGCTGCAGATCACGCACGGCCTCGGCGGCACCCACTTCACCGGCGCGCTGTACAGCGCGCTCGGCAAGTACGGCCACGCGCTCTCGGCGGCCGGCCGCGCGAACGTGGTGGCCACGCTGAAAGACCTCGCCGTCGAGGCGCAGGGCCTCGGCATGACCCTCGGGCTCGAGATCTGCAACCGCTACGAGACCAACGTCATCAACACGGCGGCGGATGCGCTGCGCCTGGCCGACGACATCGGTCACGACAACGTGCTCATCCACCTCGACACCTACCACATGAACATCGAGGAGGACGACCTGGTGCGCCCGGTGCACCTCGTCGGCGACCGCCTGGGCTACGTGCACATCGGCGAGAACCACCGCGGCTACCTCGGCTCGGGGCACCTCGACTTCGGCGCCTTCTTCCACGCCCTCGCCGACATCTCCTACGACGGACCGATCACCTTCGAGTCGTTCTCGTCGGCGGTCGTGTCGCCCACCCTCTCGAACGACCTCGCGATCTGGCGCAACCTGTGGAACGATGGTCCGGCCCTGGCGGCGCACTCGCACCGCTACCTGACGAACATCATCGAGGGAACCCGTGCCGCACTCTGA
- a CDS encoding nucleoside/nucleotide kinase family protein, which translates to MPHSDTTPADIAGLDDLARRALALVTPGSRAVLGIAGSPGAGKTTLASRLAARVNELNKAAGGPGAPFAAHVPMDGYHLAESTLKRLGRLDRKGAIDTFDGWGFLALLGRLKAETDHTVYAPSFDRAIEEPIAGEMAVEPETQLVIVEGNYLLVDDGPWSGVKALLSESWFCETPDEVRVSRLVVRHEIGGRSPEAALAWAETVDGKNALLIESTAPRADLVVSGVTGAIVSGGVVSEAVVSEAVVSEAVVSGASIPAE; encoded by the coding sequence GTGCCGCACTCTGACACCACGCCTGCCGACATCGCCGGACTCGACGACTTGGCGCGCCGCGCCCTCGCCCTGGTGACCCCGGGTTCGCGTGCCGTGCTCGGCATCGCGGGCAGCCCGGGCGCCGGCAAGACGACGCTGGCGAGCCGGCTCGCCGCGCGCGTGAACGAGCTGAACAAGGCAGCCGGCGGCCCCGGCGCACCGTTCGCGGCGCACGTGCCGATGGACGGCTACCACCTCGCCGAGTCGACGCTGAAGCGCCTCGGCCGCCTCGACCGCAAGGGCGCCATCGACACCTTCGACGGCTGGGGCTTCCTCGCCCTCCTCGGCCGGCTGAAGGCCGAGACCGACCACACGGTCTACGCGCCGAGCTTCGACCGCGCCATCGAGGAGCCCATCGCCGGCGAGATGGCGGTGGAGCCCGAGACCCAGCTGGTGATCGTGGAGGGCAACTACCTGCTCGTCGACGACGGGCCGTGGTCGGGCGTGAAGGCGCTGCTGTCGGAGTCGTGGTTCTGCGAGACGCCCGACGAGGTGCGGGTGTCGCGGCTCGTCGTGCGGCACGAGATCGGCGGGCGTTCACCTGAGGCCGCCCTGGCCTGGGCCGAGACGGTCGACGGCAAGAACGCGCTGCTCATCGAGTCGACAGCGCCGCGGGCCGATCTCGTGGTGTCGGGCGTCACGGGCGCGATCGTCTCGGGGGGCGTCGTCTCGGAGGCCGTCGTGTCGGAGGCTGTCGTGTCGGAGGCCGTCGTGTCGGGGGCGTCCATACCGGCAGAATGA